A single genomic interval of Adhaeribacter pallidiroseus harbors:
- a CDS encoding two-component regulator propeller domain-containing protein, whose amino-acid sequence MTEPTTVTGFLETSQGEIWVGSINKGLQVYDAQFQLQKSYDQVNQKAKLQIWCLVEDQFRRVWAGTNKGTLVLMQPEKNLINYLKPPGLSGPILSIATRDATGTIW is encoded by the coding sequence ATAACTGAGCCCACTACGGTTACCGGGTTTTTGGAAACGAGCCAAGGCGAAATTTGGGTGGGTTCTATTAACAAAGGATTACAGGTTTATGATGCCCAGTTTCAATTGCAAAAAAGCTATGATCAGGTAAACCAAAAGGCTAAGTTGCAAATCTGGTGTTTAGTAGAAGATCAATTCCGTCGCGTTTGGGCAGGCACCAATAAGGGTACATTAGTTTTAATGCAGCCGGAAAAAAACTTAATTAATTACCTAAAACCGCCCGGACTATCAGGACCGATATTATCCATCGCTACGCGAGACGCGACCGGAACTATTTGGTAA
- a CDS encoding serine hydrolase domain-containing protein yields the protein MKTVPYLASLLLLVLIINTTALAQKIPQKEADEFFHDFMQREYIPGLTFAVVKNGKVVHQGQYGFANLSWQAPVDKETVCQTASCSKLFASLLLGRLFDKKILLPEQTLGELLDSIPYFGKPITIKQLAINPRFGLLILEKLKPQKKHWN from the coding sequence ATGAAAACAGTACCTTATTTAGCTAGTCTGCTCCTCCTGGTTTTAATTATAAACACCACGGCATTAGCTCAGAAAATCCCCCAAAAAGAAGCCGATGAATTCTTCCATGATTTTATGCAACGGGAATACATTCCGGGATTGACATTTGCCGTAGTTAAAAACGGGAAAGTAGTGCATCAGGGCCAATATGGTTTTGCCAATCTCTCGTGGCAAGCCCCGGTGGATAAAGAAACCGTATGCCAAACAGCTTCCTGCAGTAAATTATTTGCTTCTCTCCTACTGGGCCGATTATTCGACAAAAAAATACTTTTACCTGAACAAACCTTAGGAGAATTGTTAGATTCTATCCCCTACTTTGGGAAACCAATTACCATAAAACAATTAGCCATCAATCCGAGATTTGGATTGCTGATTTTGGAAAAGTTAAAACCACAAAAGAAGCACTGGAATTAG
- a CDS encoding serine hydrolase domain-containing protein, which produces MSHQSEIWIADFGKVKTTKEALELAKKQEITYAPGSQSFYVSSDYWILQYLIEKKPYFQALQSYVLQPLVIQHTFVNNNNESFIRTHAVLPKEAAVYAYKNNNYLVSDMPFGSTGYTAGGVHTFITDMAKISQTVDKGEFLIPAT; this is translated from the coding sequence ATTAGCCATCAATCCGAGATTTGGATTGCTGATTTTGGAAAAGTTAAAACCACAAAAGAAGCACTGGAATTAGCAAAAAAACAAGAAATAACCTATGCACCCGGCAGCCAATCTTTTTATGTTAGCTCCGACTATTGGATCTTGCAGTACCTTATTGAAAAAAAACCGTATTTCCAGGCATTACAATCGTACGTACTCCAACCCTTGGTCATACAGCATACTTTTGTAAACAACAACAACGAAAGCTTTATCCGGACGCACGCTGTTTTGCCTAAAGAAGCCGCTGTTTATGCCTACAAAAATAACAACTACCTGGTGAGCGACATGCCATTTGGGAGTACCGGCTACACGGCCGGCGGGGTGCATACTTTCATTACGGATATGGCTAAAATTTCCCAAACAGTGGATAAAGGCGAATTTTTAATTCCCGCCACCTAA
- a CDS encoding two-component regulator propeller domain-containing protein → MFNLVYSIAPNREGTIWLGTD, encoded by the coding sequence ATTTTTAATTTGGTTTATAGTATAGCCCCAAATCGCGAAGGTACTATTTGGCTGGGCACGGATTAA